TCAATGGCTCGTTTCTGGTCCTTAACCTACggtgccaacctctccaagaaactgagtctttgcagtCGAAAATATTTCGAAACgagaactttatttacagtttgcaCAATAGGTCTACTCGTATACCCACTGGCAAATGAGTGACACACGCTGAGACTACTCTAGCAGCGACTCCAGAAACCAAATCTCCTGGTATAgtctggcacctgccctgattatttctctgagctgcccttcccttacatcccagctagaccgctccactcctcgtctgatgatcgtcttcttactcttcctgtcaccagaacaacaacatatggcctcaggatttttagttattgtacagcgaaacaatggaactctctccctttccatatccgccacctacccacaattgaatcctttacacgtgcactgaaaacacacctcttccgtcaACACTACCTCTagcaacctttcccataatgctagtctttttcacacccttcgtTTTTccatatcatgttactctcagcttttgttcttgttatttggttcctcttagtgttttctgtatttgatttattcttcatttagtatggttgtttattcttttatagttcatatgttatttgtttgttttcctgaccCTCGAACCCTGTCCATATTTCGTACTTGTTCTTAAACACTAAGAGCATGGTCCTttgaagtgtgagtatgcgctttataaattcttcttcatcatcaatcaatcatcaataataacattaatcattatcatcatgagTAATGGCCGTtctttaacaaacaaatatcaTCGAAAGTTTTGTGAAGATCGGAGGAAGCTTCTCTGGCCGACAAGCTTAGCTAAATCTAAACGTATTTTTAGAAAAAGACCGAACGGAGGTCTCATGTACAATGCCAAGCTGTAACTTTAAGGATATTGAGACGGGTCTTGAacggattttctttttctacggATCTATTTATTATTCAGAAAATTATTCGCCCCTGAATCCATCGAAGCGAAATCCGCTGCAACAGTTCAAGCACGTGTGTAGGGGGACTGTTGTccgtctgccaagaccaacgcttaacatcttgcaaagttctctgctgttagtcttggcgagccgtaactaagaatgtgaataaaccggaagctttgtcgtctaatgcctcgttttagcagtaactggaaaaaaaaatcgtctgccagcagtccagtaatacaagttcgtgaacAGTTGTATTAAATTGTATAATTCCTGTAGAAACAAATTATTGCTGTTCAAgtcttcaaataataaaaataataaaattcctGTAGAAACGAACAATGTAAGTTACAATTATTTATGTACTTCTAGGCGCGCTAATGTATGGACCAAACTCAGAAACCactaggaaaataaaagaattcaaAACGTTGGAGAATATGAAATGGAAGCCTGACCTTTCAACTTTGATAGCCACGCCCTGGTGCGACTCCAAATCGCACCGCACAGCTTCTGTTCTTTGCGACCTCCTGACAAGGGACGGCACCCCTGATGGGCTGTCCACCCGGGGTATAGTGCAGCAGCTACTTTGGAAGCTGCGAGATAAATTCGGACTCACGCTTAAAGTTGCCTTCGAGTTCGAATTCATTGTCATGAAAGAGGTAAGTTGCTGatgatacaaatatttaaagatcGAGTAGGTAGCAATATGTCAGCTTTCTGAGTGAGCTTTTTAGTAACttctttggttttttaaatataattttctctaCAAAGTAGAAAACTGTGTATTCTAATTTGATGCCATTAAACGACGTACTACACTCAGAGGTAAAATATCAGTATAACAGAGGCGAAGTCTTGATGCTCACTTAGAGACAATCTATttggaaaaacaacaacaaccttgGAGCAATAATTATAGAGAAATACGGCTAATTCGTCATACCATGTTTCACAACCTTTTATTACACACTGATGAACTGGTTACAATAATTAATACTTGTAACCTTAAGAAGTTGACAAAGCTTCTAATGCTCATtaaaaaccaaaaggaaaaataCGTTGATGGGGAATGATAgctaaaataaagtaaatgatATAGTATAATCACTACTTTCTATGTGCTCATTTTCAGAATACGCTAGAACCGTTAGGAGGCAACACCTGCCAATTTTTGGACCTTCGCAAAACAGGGGGTGACCTTGACATTTTCTACGACCTGTGCGAGACGTTGGAGAAGGTGGGCCtgcatgtgacgtcactttccTCTGAGTATTTTGCCGGGCAGTGGGAACTAAATTTCAACCCTCTAGATGACATCAAAGCCGCCGACATGGCGTTTCACGTGAAGAACGCCGTCAAGATCTTCTTCAAGAGGCGCGGCTACACGGCCACCTTCATGTCGGTGCCTGACGGCAAGGAGGGGACCAGCGGCCTTCACCTCAACCACTCTCTGTGGACGGCGGCCGGTCAGAACGCCATGGTGGACGACCAGAGGAAGGACGCCATCTCCGACCTCGCACTGCGTTGGAACGCCGGGCTTCTGAAGCACGCGCGGGCTTTGACAGCACTGTGTTGTCCCACCATCAACTGTTACCGACGACTGCACCAAGTGGCCTGCCCCTCAGACAACACCTGGGCTGTGGAACATCGCACAGGTATGACCCGCTTCAAGGTCCGCAACAACGACGTGTACCTGGAGAGTCGCCTGCCTTCCGCCGCCGCCAATCCTTACCTGGTCATCGCTGGTCACCTGGCAGCAGGAATGGCGGGACTGGAGGCCGCAGAAATCGAGCTGCCACCGGAGATGGATACTGTAAATGCGCAGAAGCTTCCTACTTCTTTGGGAGAGGCTTTGGACTTCCTTGAGCAGGATGAGGTGATGGTGGAAACACTGGGCCGACGGTTTGTTTCGTATTTTCTGATTGCAAAGCACGACCTCGAGCTTGATCAATACAGTCTTGTTTCACCGGCCACAGAGGAGGAGAAATTTAAacacgagagagaaaaataccTTGTCAGCCTGTAGGTATTTGTCTTCTTCGATTTAATGCTCCTGAGAAAAGGAAATCCACGGCCTCTACAAAAGCCAGGAGTCTATCAGAAGCGAATCATCCCGAGTCTTTAGACAAACACTTCTACATAGAAATCCGAGGTTACAGAACATTAATGACTATTAAGAAATTAGCAAACACTTAACAATTCATCCATTTCGACAAATCCCCCTAGATTATGATAATGACCAAtttgaaatatacaaaaatatttgtttgcgtTTCATCATATttaaatttacagaaataaacttAAAACATATAGATATTATGGAAATCAAACTGCTCTTTGGTAGTTATTAAGCATTTTGATTTTACTGCTCCTCCTCTTTGAATGTTCTTTTTGACTTATTATCACAAATATTGCCTGTTCTGTTGAAGAAGATTATTCTTTTCAAACATACTGTTGGTTAATAATAACTTTTCTTTGGTTCATATTGGGTAGATTTACCTCTTTTGCAACTACTTTTGATTGTTGTCATTCACGGaacaagtaattaaaatgactttttctgtgcataaaaacaataaagtgcCTCATCTGAACTTTCCAGCACAGCTTTATCTTAGATGGACACTTGCCACATCTTAACAAAGTAATTGCTAATTTCTCCATAACTGCTGTGTCCTTGTTGCGAATTACTCATACAGCTTTaggataaaactttttttaaacgatAGACTTGTAAATGTGTTATGTTACTGTTTGACTGTGGTTTGAAATGGAATACTGAcgtttttatatattatttgttgtaatttttgcaCCTGCTTTTATAACAAATGCTGCAACTTAAACACAAATATCATCGTTAATAACAGAAGAAATCATCCTCTGTGTAGTCTTAAAATATCTGTTGTGTagatattcattttatttcctttgttatCCTGTATCGGACAACCATTTAAACTTGAGCAAGTAagcttttgtgatttatttatttagttggGGAGATGTTGACAGATTGCTTTATATCCAGCACCAAGGAAACAGCCAAGCATTATTACATAGTCAATATCTATCTTGGTTCTGGGAAGCGAGATaagagcaaaaaaaataaaaacctatcCACACAGGAGTGACACATTTCCTATGCCTTCTTTTTACGGGAATAAAATTGTAGGAActctttttttatatgtttttttttttattctattataCTTTTAAGATGATTAATATCAAGTCTATGAACCCTCGTTATCACACCGCTGATATCCTATTTGctgtaattttactttctttagcTGTGTATTACACAGAGATAAtacaatattaatttataatacaactttatttatccccaGGAAAAAGTCAAGATAGTGCTCGtagtaacaataatatatatatacacacatgatgtaaaaaagataatatagatgtacatgttgaaatagtgtctctcacacgcgcattctctctctcccacatacacacacatatttcttaCAGTAGATACAGTGGGTGACCCCAGGCC
The sequence above is a segment of the Pomacea canaliculata isolate SZHN2017 linkage group LG6, ASM307304v1, whole genome shotgun sequence genome. Coding sequences within it:
- the LOC112566099 gene encoding lengsin-like; the encoded protein is MSAVADDTREIDVDSYDYVHLVIPDVNGLPRGQVIPRRFAWEKLSTGVDLYYATPWCDSKSHRTASVLCDLLTRDGTPDGLSTRGIVQQLLWKLRDKFGLTLKVAFEFEFIVMKENTLEPLGGNTCQFLDLRKTGGDLDIFYDLCETLEKVGLHVTSLSSEYFAGQWELNFNPLDDIKAADMAFHVKNAVKIFFKRRGYTATFMSVPDGKEGTSGLHLNHSLWTAAGQNAMVDDQRKDAISDLALRWNAGLLKHARALTALCCPTINCYRRLHQVACPSDNTWAVEHRTGMTRFKVRNNDVYLESRLPSAAANPYLVIAGHLAAGMAGLEAAEIELPPEMDTVNAQKLPTSLGEALDFLEQDEVMVETLGRRFVSYFLIAKHDLELDQYSLVSPATEEEKFKHEREKYLVSL